CGACGGCACCTTCATAACCGGTTTTCAGGTAGCCCTGCGCTTCACGCAGATCCATTTTGTCTGCTTTCAGGACGTTCGCCTGGATCCAGTAGTAGGCAGAGTCAGGCGAACTGGTGACTTTGTACCCTTTGGCGGAGAGATCGTTCGCCAGCAGGGTTTGCAGGTTGCTCATGTCTTTGTCTGACGTGTTTTTCACCTGGATATACACGGTTTTCTCAGAAGACGGCTCAAGCCAGATGGTCTGGCTCATCTGGGTTTTCACCTCAAGATTGCGTTTCTTGATAGCGGTGGTCATTGCTCCGCAGCCAGTGAGGGTAAACGCGGCTAATACCAGGCCAACGACAGCCAGTTTTTTTACAGACATACCTTTTCCTTTTTTATTGAAAGTCACCCGAGTGAAAAAAAAGGCGTGCCGCGGACAGCCAGATGCCGTCACTATGCTGATGTGAGGAAAGCAGAGAGGGAATGAATACGATCCTTGTCATCACAGTCCTGATATTCAGGGCGTGCCGTCGGCGGCAAAAACGCCTTTATTACGTTGTTATCGGCGGTACAAGGAAGAGGATTAGCAAAAATTCCCTACCAGATTAGGTGGTTAACAATAAGAGAGGACGCGCGCTTACGAATGGCGGTGAAAAAAACGCCTCCGAAGAGGCGTTGATTTAGCGAGAAACTTACTTTTTCTTCGCTTTCGGGTTCGGCAGGTCGGTAATGCTGCCTTCGAACACTTCTGCCGCCAGACCTACAGACTCGTGCAGGGTCGGGTGCGCATGGATGGTGAGCGCGATATCTTCCGCGTCACAACCCATTTCGATAGCCAGACCGATTTCACCCAGCAGCTCGCCGCCGTTGGTGCCGACAATCGCGCCGCCGATGACACGGTGGGTTTCTTTGTCGAAAATCAGTTTGGTCATACCGTCTGCGCAATCGGAAGCGATAGCACGGCCAGACGCCGCCCACGGGAAGGTGGCGGTTTCGTAGCTGATGCCTTTCTCTTTCGCTTCTTTCTCGGTCAGACCCACCCATGCCACTTCCGGCTCGGTGTAAGCGATAGACGGGATCACTTTCGGATCGAAGTAGTGTTTCATGCCCGCGATAACTTCAGCGGCAACGTGACCTTCGTGAACGCCTTTGTGCGCCAGCATCGGCTGACCGACGATATCGCCGATCGCATAGATGTGCGGCACGTTGGTGCGCATTTGTTTGTCAACGCGGATAAAGCCACGGTCGTCCACTTCCACACCCGCTTTGCCTGCATCCAGGTTTTTGCCGTTCGGCACACGGCCGATAGCCACCAGCACGGCGTCGTAACGCTGCGCTTCCGCAGGCGCTTTTTTGCCTTCCATGGAAACGTAAATACCGTCTTCTTTCGCTTCAACGGCAGTCACTTTGGTTTCCAGCATCAGGTTGAATTTCTTGCTGATGCGCTTGGTAAAGACTTTCACGACGTCTTTGTCGGCAGCCGGGATAACCTGGTCGAACATTTCAACCACGTCGATCTCTGAACCCAGCGCGTGGTAAACGGTACCCATCTCCAGACCGATGATACCGCCGCCCATAACCAGCATACGCTTCGGCACTTCTTTCAGTTCCAGTGCGTCGGTGGAATCCCATACGCGCGGATCTTCATGCGGAATAAACGGCAGCTGAATCGGACGGGAACCCGCCGCGATGATCGCGTTGTCGAAGTTAATCACGGTTTTGCCGTTCTCGCCTTCCACTTCCAGGGTGTTCGCGCCGGTGAATTTACCCAGGCCGTTCACCACTTTCACTTTACGGCCTTTGGCCATACCAGACAGACCGCCGGTCAGCTGATTGATGACTTTTTCTTTCCAGGTGCGGATTTTATCGATGTCGGTTTTCGGCTCGCCGAAAACGATGCCGTGCTCGGCAAGCGCTTTGGCTTCTTCGATAACTTTCGCTACGTGCAGCAGCGCTTTAGAAGGGATACAGCCTACGTTCAGGCAAACACCGCCCAGGGTGCTGTAACGCTCGACGATTACGGTTTCCAGACCTAAGTCAGCGCAACGGAAGGCCGCAGAGTAACCTGCCGGGCCTGCCCCAAGTACCACGACCTGAGTTTTGATTTCAGTACTCATCATGACCTCTTTGTAATTTTCCGGCGGGTCTGACGCTTAAGTTTTAACGCCCATCATCCACCGGGACGTTCTATCCGCTCGCATTTTACAAAACTGTTAACAATTTTGAAACAACAAACGGCAGACGAATCTTTTTGGCACCTGATAATTTCGCACAGTCAGGCGGAATTACCAGAAAAAAGCCGGCCGTCAGGCCGGCTTTTCGCTTACATCACCAGGCGGCGAATGTCCGACAGGGTGTTGTTGATGATGGTGATGAAACGCGCACCATCAGCACCGTCGATCACGCGGTGGTCGAAGGACAGGGAGATCGGCAGCATCAGGCGCGGCACGAACTCTTTACCATTCCACACCGGCTCCATCGCAGACTTGGAGACGCCGAGGATAGCCACTTCCGGCGCGTTCACGATCGGCGCGAAGTGGGTGGTGCCCAGGCCGCCGATGCTGGAGATGGTGAAGCAGCCGCCCTGCATTTCGCCAGCGGTCAGCTTGCCATCACGCGCTTTTTTGGAGATGGTCATCAGCTCGCGAGAAAGCTCAATGATGCCTTTCTTGTTCACATCTTTGAACACCGGTACAACCAGGCCGTTCGGGGTATCTACCGCCACGCCGATGTTGATGTATTTTTTCAGCGTCAGGCGCTGGCCATCTTCAGACAGCGAGCTGTTGAAGCGCGGCATCTGCTCAAGGGCAGCGGCAACGGCTTTCATGATGAAGACAACCGGGGTGATCTTCACATCCAGCTTACGCTTCTCAGCTTCGGCATTCTGCTGCTTACGGAACGCTTCCAGATCGGTGATATCAGTTTTGTCGAAGTGCGTAACGTGCGGGATCATCACCCAGTTACGGCTCAGGTTCGCGCCAGAGATTTTCTGGATGCGGCCCAGTTCCACTTCTTCCACTTCACCAAACTTGCTGAAGTCCACTTTCGGCCACGGCAGCAGACCCGGCAGAGAACCACCGGTCGCGCCAGCGGCAGGAGCGGATTCTGCACGTTTAACAGCGTCTTTCACGTAAGCCTGAACGTCTTCGCGCAGGATGCGGCCTTTGCGACCGGTGCCTTTCACTTTCGCCAGGTTCACGCCGAATTCGCGCGCCAGGCGGCGGATCAGCGGCGTCGCGTGGACGTAAGCGTCGTTTTCAGCAAACTCAGATTTGCCTTCGGCTTTCGCCGGAGCCGCAGCCGGTTTGTCAGCTTTCGCCGCCGGAGCCGGAGCTGCCGCTTCCTGTTTCGCAGCCGGAGCCGCCGCAGGCGCTGCGCCTTCCACTTCGAAGACCATGATAAGAGAGCCGGTGGAGACTTTATCGCCCACGTTCACTTTCAGCTCTTTCACGGTACCTGCGAACGGTGCCGGCACTTCCATAGAAGCTTTGTCGCCTTCTACAGTGATCAGAGACTGTTCAGCGGTGACTTTGTCGCCCACTTTCACCAGCACTTCGGTCACTTCGACTTCATCGCCACCGATATCCGGCACGTTGACGTCTTTCGCGCCAGCGGCTGCCGCCGGCGCAGATGCCGCCTGCTCGGTGACCTGCGGTTTGGCTTCAGCCGCAGGCGCAGCGCCCGCCACTTCGAAGACCATGATCAGAGAGCCGGTGGAGACTTTGTCGCCGGTGTTGATTTTGATCTCTTTCACG
The genomic region above belongs to Cronobacter malonaticus LMG 23826 and contains:
- the aceF gene encoding pyruvate dehydrogenase complex dihydrolipoyllysine-residue acetyltransferase, producing the protein MAIEINVPDIGADEVEVTEILVKVGDKVEAEQSLITVEGDKASMEVPSPQAGVVKEIKVSVGDKVETGKLIMIFDSAEGAAAAAPAKAEEKKEAAPTAAPAAAAAKDVNVPDIGGDEVEVTEILVKVGDKVEAEQSLITVEGDKASMEVPAPFAGTVKEIKINTGDKVSTGSLIMVFEVAGAAPAAEAKPQVTEQAASAPAAAAGAKDVNVPDIGGDEVEVTEVLVKVGDKVTAEQSLITVEGDKASMEVPAPFAGTVKELKVNVGDKVSTGSLIMVFEVEGAAPAAAPAAKQEAAAPAPAAKADKPAAAPAKAEGKSEFAENDAYVHATPLIRRLAREFGVNLAKVKGTGRKGRILREDVQAYVKDAVKRAESAPAAGATGGSLPGLLPWPKVDFSKFGEVEEVELGRIQKISGANLSRNWVMIPHVTHFDKTDITDLEAFRKQQNAEAEKRKLDVKITPVVFIMKAVAAALEQMPRFNSSLSEDGQRLTLKKYINIGVAVDTPNGLVVPVFKDVNKKGIIELSRELMTISKKARDGKLTAGEMQGGCFTISSIGGLGTTHFAPIVNAPEVAILGVSKSAMEPVWNGKEFVPRLMLPISLSFDHRVIDGADGARFITIINNTLSDIRRLVM
- the lpdA gene encoding dihydrolipoyl dehydrogenase, whose protein sequence is MSTEIKTQVVVLGAGPAGYSAAFRCADLGLETVIVERYSTLGGVCLNVGCIPSKALLHVAKVIEEAKALAEHGIVFGEPKTDIDKIRTWKEKVINQLTGGLSGMAKGRKVKVVNGLGKFTGANTLEVEGENGKTVINFDNAIIAAGSRPIQLPFIPHEDPRVWDSTDALELKEVPKRMLVMGGGIIGLEMGTVYHALGSEIDVVEMFDQVIPAADKDVVKVFTKRISKKFNLMLETKVTAVEAKEDGIYVSMEGKKAPAEAQRYDAVLVAIGRVPNGKNLDAGKAGVEVDDRGFIRVDKQMRTNVPHIYAIGDIVGQPMLAHKGVHEGHVAAEVIAGMKHYFDPKVIPSIAYTEPEVAWVGLTEKEAKEKGISYETATFPWAASGRAIASDCADGMTKLIFDKETHRVIGGAIVGTNGGELLGEIGLAIEMGCDAEDIALTIHAHPTLHESVGLAAEVFEGSITDLPNPKAKKK